The Methylomonas koyamae genome has a segment encoding these proteins:
- the alr gene encoding alanine racemase: MMPPAYVRLDLDAVRHNLEQVKRYAPDNKIMAVIKANAYGHGMDRVAAALEQADGFAVARVDEGARLRQAGFEQPITVLQGFVCADELQQLLKYRLAAVIHAPQQIAILQQQPDRAIKLAVWLKLDTGMNRLGFKAHDFAAAYQALLACAAVEQPINLITHFANADDLLDDKTRRQIDLFNDAVKDYPGQRSIANSAGIIGWPSVRSGAAQDRGGDWVRPGLMLYGCSPFAGKTGADFGLKPAMSLHSRLIAVKDLAAGESVGYSGTWTCRSATRLGVVSIGYGDGYHRATRSGAPVLVNGRRVPLIGRVSMDMITVDLNDLPDAQPGDPVTLWGNGLPVEEIARHADTIPYTLLCGITQRVCIVET; the protein is encoded by the coding sequence ATGATGCCGCCGGCTTATGTGCGCTTGGATCTGGATGCAGTGCGGCATAACCTGGAACAAGTCAAGCGCTACGCGCCCGACAACAAAATCATGGCGGTGATCAAGGCCAACGCTTACGGCCACGGTATGGACCGGGTCGCGGCGGCGCTGGAACAGGCCGACGGTTTTGCCGTCGCCAGGGTCGACGAAGGTGCCCGCTTGCGCCAGGCCGGCTTCGAGCAGCCGATTACCGTGTTGCAGGGCTTCGTCTGCGCCGACGAATTGCAGCAGTTACTGAAATACCGGCTGGCCGCGGTGATCCACGCGCCGCAACAAATCGCCATTCTGCAACAGCAACCCGACCGCGCCATCAAGCTGGCGGTCTGGCTGAAGCTGGACACCGGCATGAACCGCTTGGGTTTTAAGGCCCACGATTTTGCTGCCGCCTACCAGGCCTTGCTGGCCTGCGCGGCGGTCGAACAGCCGATCAACTTGATCACCCATTTCGCCAACGCCGACGATCTGTTGGACGACAAAACCCGGCGCCAGATCGATTTGTTCAACGACGCCGTCAAAGATTATCCGGGCCAACGCAGTATCGCCAACTCGGCCGGTATCATCGGCTGGCCCAGCGTCCGCTCCGGCGCCGCTCAGGACAGAGGCGGCGATTGGGTCAGGCCGGGTCTGATGCTGTACGGTTGCTCGCCGTTCGCCGGCAAAACCGGCGCCGATTTCGGCTTGAAACCGGCCATGAGTCTGCATTCGCGCTTGATTGCGGTTAAAGACCTTGCCGCCGGCGAAAGCGTGGGCTACAGCGGTACCTGGACCTGCCGCAGCGCCACCCGTTTGGGCGTGGTGTCGATAGGTTACGGCGACGGCTACCACCGCGCCACCCGCAGCGGCGCGCCGGTGTTGGTCAACGGCCGCCGGGTGCCGCTGATCGGCCGGGTATCGATGGACATGATCACCGTCGACCTGAACGACCTACCCGACGCCCAGCCCGGCGACCCGGTCACGCTGTGGGGCAACGGCCTGCCGGTCGAGGAAATCGCCCGCCACGCCGATACGATTCCGTACACCTTGCTGTGCGGGATTACGCAGAGAGTGTGCATCGTCGAAACCTAA
- the dnaB gene encoding replicative DNA helicase, whose product MSEDLYFLPDQTVESLKVPPHSIQAEQSVLGGLLLDNQTWDSVADKVGENDFYRRDHRLIFRAIAELAERQDPFDVVTISEVLETTGELQDVGGLAYLSTLARDTPSAANIVAYANIVRDRSVLRQLIHVGTEISDSAFSTEGRETAELLENAERKVFEIAEQRQKGQGGFNSIKSLLAKAVDKIEMLYEQDGDITGASTGFTDLDEKTSGLQPSDLIIVAGRPSMGKTTIAMNMAENVALKSGMPVAVFSMEMPGEALAMRMMSSLGRIDQHKVRTGKLDDDDWPRLTSAINLLAETKMFIDDTPALTPTEVRSRARRLTREHGQLGLIVIDYLQLMQSPASGDNRVQQISDISRGLKALAKELNVPVIALSQLNRNLEQRPNKRPVMSDLRESGAIEQDADLIIFVYRDEVYHEDSPDKGIAEVIIGKQRNGPLGTVRLTFLGQYTRFENFAGIYDGPEDYE is encoded by the coding sequence ATGTCCGAAGACCTTTATTTCCTGCCCGATCAAACCGTAGAGTCTCTGAAAGTTCCGCCGCATTCGATTCAAGCCGAGCAATCGGTGTTGGGCGGTTTGTTGCTGGACAACCAGACTTGGGACTCCGTCGCCGATAAAGTCGGCGAGAACGATTTCTACCGCCGCGACCACCGTTTGATTTTTCGCGCCATCGCCGAATTGGCCGAGCGCCAGGACCCGTTCGATGTCGTCACGATCTCAGAGGTGCTGGAAACCACCGGCGAGTTGCAGGATGTCGGCGGTCTGGCTTATCTGAGCACGCTGGCGCGGGATACCCCCAGCGCCGCCAACATTGTGGCTTACGCTAACATCGTCCGTGACCGTTCGGTGTTGCGGCAACTGATCCACGTCGGCACCGAAATTTCCGATTCGGCGTTCAGTACCGAAGGCCGGGAAACCGCCGAATTGCTGGAAAACGCCGAGCGCAAAGTATTCGAAATCGCCGAACAGCGGCAGAAGGGGCAGGGCGGGTTCAATTCGATCAAATCGCTGTTGGCCAAGGCGGTCGACAAAATCGAAATGTTGTACGAGCAGGATGGCGACATCACCGGCGCCAGCACCGGCTTTACCGACCTGGACGAGAAAACCTCCGGCCTGCAACCGTCCGATTTGATCATCGTCGCCGGCCGGCCGTCGATGGGCAAAACCACGATTGCGATGAACATGGCCGAAAACGTGGCCTTGAAGAGCGGCATGCCGGTGGCGGTGTTCAGTATGGAGATGCCGGGAGAGGCGCTGGCGATGCGGATGATGTCGTCGTTGGGCCGCATCGACCAGCATAAAGTCAGAACCGGCAAGCTGGACGACGACGACTGGCCGCGTTTGACTTCGGCGATCAATTTATTGGCCGAAACCAAGATGTTCATCGACGACACCCCGGCGCTGACGCCAACCGAGGTGCGTTCCCGCGCCCGCCGCCTGACTCGCGAACACGGCCAGCTCGGCCTGATCGTGATCGATTACTTGCAGTTGATGCAATCGCCGGCCAGCGGCGATAACCGGGTGCAGCAGATTTCCGACATCTCGCGCGGCTTGAAGGCCTTGGCGAAAGAACTCAACGTGCCGGTCATCGCGCTGTCGCAGCTCAACCGGAATCTGGAGCAGCGGCCCAACAAACGGCCGGTGATGTCCGATCTACGCGAGTCCGGCGCGATCGAGCAGGATGCCGACTTGATTATCTTCGTGTACCGCGACGAGGTTTACCACGAAGACAGCCCGGACAAAGGCATTGCCGAAGTCATCATCGGCAAGCAACGGAACGGCCCGCTCGGCACGGTGCGGCTGACCTTCCTCGGCCAATACACCCGGTTCGAGAATTTCGCCGGGATTTACGACGGCCCGGAGGATTACGAATGA
- a CDS encoding HD-GYP domain-containing protein, which yields MITLTLGLLPMDSQHIDLHRAIIALTCALDLVGIDEVKHGKRVAMMAWHIAGKLAWSAEDRLSILQAGMLHDCGVAKIREHRHLTESLEWDGAEAHCQRGEEYLRACPPLSHLAEEIRYHHTRWEKLQQTALSARTRLRANLLFLADRIDVLQAPYLASEQILIAAPKIVERLQSYSGSLFCPELLDAFADLAQSQAFWLAMDPDYLDEDLRNLGNHVPLETLPYPDLREIARLFSRVVDAKSPYTELHSERVAQIARRLAQSFGIDGANLEQVEIAGLLHDIGKLRVSEDIIDKPGSLTAEERACMQRHSYDTYRILQRVFVDSKIPEWAGLHHENLRGEGYPFKTAATALPLECRIISVADIFQALAQSRPYRVGMPLAEIVAYLERRVADGVLDAGVVEKLKADAEDYYHLAQGEFCPE from the coding sequence ATGATAACTCTAACCTTGGGACTCTTACCTATGGACAGCCAACACATCGATTTACACCGTGCGATCATTGCGCTGACCTGCGCGCTGGATTTGGTCGGTATCGACGAAGTCAAACACGGCAAGCGGGTGGCGATGATGGCGTGGCATATTGCCGGAAAATTGGCCTGGTCGGCGGAGGATAGGCTCAGTATTCTGCAGGCCGGCATGTTGCACGATTGCGGCGTGGCCAAGATTCGCGAACACCGGCACCTGACCGAGTCGTTGGAATGGGACGGCGCCGAAGCGCACTGCCAGCGCGGCGAGGAATATCTGCGCGCCTGTCCGCCGCTCAGCCATCTGGCGGAGGAGATCCGCTACCACCATACCCGCTGGGAAAAGTTGCAGCAAACGGCGCTGTCCGCCAGAACCCGGCTGCGTGCCAATCTGCTGTTCCTGGCCGACCGCATCGACGTGCTGCAGGCGCCTTATCTGGCCAGCGAACAAATTCTGATTGCCGCACCGAAGATTGTCGAGCGGCTGCAAAGTTATTCCGGCAGCCTGTTTTGTCCGGAGTTACTGGATGCGTTCGCCGATTTGGCGCAGAGCCAGGCGTTCTGGCTGGCGATGGACCCGGATTATCTGGACGAGGATTTGCGCAATCTGGGTAACCACGTGCCGCTGGAGACGTTGCCTTATCCCGATTTGCGCGAGATTGCCCGGTTGTTCTCGCGGGTGGTCGACGCCAAAAGCCCCTACACCGAGCTGCATTCGGAGCGGGTAGCGCAAATCGCCCGCCGGCTGGCGCAGTCCTTCGGTATCGACGGCGCCAACCTGGAGCAAGTCGAAATCGCCGGTTTGCTGCACGACATCGGTAAATTGCGGGTATCGGAAGACATTATCGACAAGCCCGGCAGCCTGACTGCGGAAGAGCGGGCCTGCATGCAGCGCCACAGTTACGACACCTACCGGATTCTGCAGCGGGTATTCGTCGATTCGAAAATTCCGGAGTGGGCCGGACTGCACCATGAAAACCTGCGCGGCGAAGGTTATCCGTTCAAAACCGCGGCAACGGCGTTGCCGCTGGAGTGCCGCATTATCAGCGTCGCCGATATTTTTCAGGCTTTAGCCCAATCGAGGCCTTACCGGGTCGGCATGCCGCTGGCGGAAATCGTCGCCTACCTGGAACGCCGGGTTGCCGACGGCGTGCTGGACGCCGGCGTGGTGGAAAAGCTAAAAGCCGACGCCGAAGACTATTACCATCTGGCCCAAGGCGAATTCTGTCCGGAATAA
- a CDS encoding efflux RND transporter permease subunit, with translation MLALLVRFSIRYSGIVVTLALLLFGYGSYRFANAGLDIFPEFAPKQVIIQTEAPGLAAEQVEVLVTQQIENSISGLIGLQTLRSQSIQGLSIVTANFSERSDVYRNRQLVSERLNSLGQRLPAGVGTPLAIPLSSSSATVLTLGVSSETKSLMDLRSLVDWSLVPRLLAVPGVADVNVFGGDIQQLQVQLQPAALQRFNLAIEDVVAAAAGAAEMNGAGFIENANQRFTLQISGQPANPEQFKQLVVKRQDGMNVTLADVADIRYGAEPPIGAAQIMGKPGIVLMVIGQYGANTLSVSRQVESVLAGFEPIFQQQNIGFYPHLFRPADYIETSLHNLSGHLLLGGLFVLAVLYLFLFDLRSALIAATAIPLSLLSAAVVLLECGVNLNIMVLGGLAIALGEVVDDAIIDTENIFRRLRENRAKLFPDSTAEVVYQASLEVRSSVVYASFIVALVFVPLLTLDGVSGRLFAPLGASYILAILMSLLVALTLTPALCHLLFKANLPDDSDPPLLRWLKPLYAKQLLWAIRHFKAVALAGAVACLIGIAAFLQLNHKFLPELREGHFIVHTASVPGTSLPESIRVGSLLTERLTAVAGVESVSQWAGRAERGADTYGSHYSEYEVRLHPLSGPEQQRVLDEIRAILDSFPGIHYEANTFLTERVDETISGYTAPVVVNIYGNDLAELDAKAQQLAALIETMPGAEDVQLRSPPATSLLQVQLDPERLKFRGISPAQVMAALQTAYEGRIVGKNLQGNRIFNVAVSLPPDWRSRPDSLAQLPLKNAEGQRVLLGEVAEVRHGEGRYNILHQGAQRIQTVTCKVEGRDMDAFMAELKQRVQTELNWRDGSYPEFIGAALEQAKARETLLVHALLADAGVLIFVFIAFGSLRHMLLTLLNLPFALLGGVAAVVATDATLSVGSFVGFVTLFGITVRNCIMLISHYRHLIEFEGQEWCTATLIRGAQERLPAILMTALVTALAMLPIAIGSDNPGREIMGPMAAIIIGGLASSTVLNLLLLPAILQRYGRFNVELAGSNAAN, from the coding sequence ATGCTCGCACTTCTGGTCCGCTTTTCGATTCGCTATTCCGGCATCGTCGTTACGCTGGCGCTGCTGCTGTTCGGTTACGGCAGCTACCGCTTCGCCAACGCCGGCCTGGATATTTTCCCGGAATTCGCCCCGAAACAGGTCATCATTCAAACCGAAGCGCCGGGCTTGGCCGCCGAACAAGTGGAAGTGCTGGTGACCCAGCAAATCGAAAACTCGATCAGCGGCTTGATCGGCCTGCAAACGCTGCGCTCGCAGTCGATTCAGGGACTATCCATCGTCACCGCCAACTTTTCGGAACGCAGCGACGTTTACCGTAACCGGCAATTGGTCAGCGAACGCCTGAACAGCCTGGGCCAGCGTTTGCCGGCCGGCGTCGGCACGCCGCTGGCGATACCGCTGTCGTCGTCGTCCGCTACCGTGTTGACGCTAGGCGTCAGCTCGGAAACCAAATCGCTGATGGATCTGCGCAGCCTGGTCGACTGGAGCCTGGTGCCGCGCCTGCTGGCGGTGCCCGGCGTGGCCGACGTCAACGTGTTCGGCGGCGATATCCAGCAGTTGCAAGTGCAACTGCAACCGGCCGCGCTGCAACGCTTCAATCTGGCGATCGAGGATGTGGTTGCCGCGGCGGCCGGCGCGGCCGAGATGAACGGTGCCGGCTTCATCGAAAACGCCAATCAGCGTTTTACCTTGCAGATCAGCGGCCAGCCGGCCAATCCCGAGCAATTCAAACAGTTGGTGGTCAAGCGCCAGGACGGCATGAACGTGACGCTGGCCGACGTTGCCGACATTCGCTACGGCGCGGAACCGCCGATCGGCGCGGCGCAGATCATGGGCAAACCGGGCATCGTGCTGATGGTGATCGGCCAGTACGGCGCCAATACCTTGTCGGTGTCGCGCCAAGTGGAATCGGTACTGGCAGGCTTTGAACCGATATTCCAACAACAGAATATCGGGTTTTACCCGCACCTGTTTCGGCCGGCGGATTATATCGAGACCTCGTTGCATAACCTGTCCGGCCATTTGCTGCTCGGCGGCCTGTTCGTGCTGGCCGTGCTCTACCTGTTTTTGTTCGACTTGCGCAGCGCGTTGATCGCCGCCACGGCGATTCCGCTGTCGTTGTTGAGCGCCGCAGTGGTGCTGCTGGAATGCGGCGTGAATCTCAACATCATGGTGTTGGGCGGTCTGGCGATTGCCTTGGGCGAAGTGGTCGACGACGCCATCATCGACACCGAGAACATCTTCCGCCGCCTGCGCGAAAACCGGGCGAAGCTGTTTCCGGACAGCACCGCGGAAGTGGTTTACCAGGCTTCGCTGGAAGTGCGCAGCTCCGTGGTTTACGCCAGCTTTATCGTCGCGCTGGTGTTCGTGCCGCTGCTGACGCTGGACGGCGTCAGCGGCCGGCTGTTCGCCCCGCTCGGCGCGTCCTACATTCTGGCGATTTTGATGTCGCTGCTGGTGGCGTTGACGCTGACGCCGGCGTTGTGCCACCTGCTGTTCAAAGCCAATTTGCCGGACGATAGCGATCCGCCGTTGTTGCGTTGGCTGAAACCGCTATACGCCAAACAATTGCTGTGGGCGATCCGCCATTTCAAAGCCGTGGCCTTGGCCGGCGCGGTCGCGTGCCTGATCGGCATCGCCGCCTTCCTGCAACTGAACCACAAATTTCTGCCGGAACTGCGCGAGGGCCACTTCATCGTCCATACCGCCAGCGTGCCCGGCACTTCGTTGCCGGAATCGATCCGGGTCGGCAGCCTGTTGACCGAACGGCTGACGGCAGTCGCCGGCGTGGAATCGGTGTCGCAATGGGCCGGCCGCGCCGAACGCGGCGCCGATACGTACGGCAGCCATTACAGCGAATACGAAGTGCGTTTGCATCCCCTTTCCGGCCCCGAGCAGCAACGCGTGTTGGACGAAATCCGCGCCATTCTGGACAGTTTTCCCGGTATCCATTACGAGGCCAACACCTTCCTGACCGAGCGGGTCGACGAAACCATTTCCGGCTACACCGCGCCGGTCGTGGTCAATATTTACGGCAACGATCTGGCGGAGCTGGACGCCAAGGCGCAACAACTGGCGGCGCTGATCGAAACCATGCCCGGCGCCGAAGATGTGCAATTGCGCTCGCCGCCGGCCACCAGCTTGCTGCAAGTGCAACTCGACCCGGAGCGGCTGAAATTCCGCGGCATCAGCCCGGCGCAAGTGATGGCGGCATTGCAAACCGCCTACGAGGGCCGCATCGTCGGCAAGAATCTGCAGGGCAACCGGATTTTCAACGTGGCGGTATCGCTACCGCCGGACTGGCGCAGCCGGCCGGATTCCTTGGCGCAACTACCGCTGAAGAACGCCGAGGGCCAGCGCGTGCTGCTGGGCGAAGTGGCCGAAGTCCGCCACGGCGAAGGCCGCTACAACATCCTGCACCAGGGCGCGCAACGGATTCAGACCGTGACCTGCAAAGTCGAAGGCCGCGACATGGACGCCTTCATGGCCGAACTTAAGCAACGGGTGCAAACCGAATTGAACTGGCGCGACGGCAGTTATCCCGAATTCATCGGCGCGGCGCTGGAACAAGCCAAGGCCCGCGAAACCTTGCTGGTCCACGCCTTGCTGGCCGACGCCGGCGTCTTGATTTTCGTGTTTATCGCATTCGGCAGCCTGCGCCATATGCTGTTGACCTTATTGAATCTGCCGTTTGCGCTGCTGGGCGGCGTCGCCGCGGTCGTGGCGACCGACGCCACGCTGTCGGTCGGCTCGTTCGTCGGCTTCGTCACCTTGTTCGGCATCACCGTACGCAACTGCATCATGCTGATTTCGCATTACCGGCATCTGATCGAATTCGAAGGCCAGGAATGGTGCACCGCGACGCTGATCCGCGGCGCCCAGGAACGGCTGCCGGCCATTCTGATGACGGCCTTGGTCACCGCATTGGCGATGCTGCCGATCGCAATCGGCAGCGATAATCCGGGTAGAGAAATCATGGGGCCGATGGCGGCCATCATTATCGGCGGCCTGGCATCGTCGACGGTACTGAACCTATTGCTGTTGCCGGCGATTTTGCAGCGCTACGGCCGTTTCAATGTCGAACTGGCCGGCAGCAACGCCGCTAACTGA
- a CDS encoding carbamoyltransferase HypF: MPGLAIRARGVVQGVGFRPTIWHLARRFGLTGEVWNDGEGVMIHAFGNAEALQAFVAQIPRELPPLAKLDALECAELAEADHAEFRIVASRRDGIATPIAADAATCPDCLAEIADPNNRRYRYPFANCTHCGPRLSIVRAVPYDRANTSMAAFAMCPDCQREYDDPADRRFHAQANCCPVCGPRLWLADAQGDIVSTRRLETQRNASAKQSSLFSPLEKLPEGHKGDGAGFIRTISPNPSFAKREANSRELHVTAAARDLETAAAAADTIGQTAELIRQGRIVAIKGLGGFHLACDATNAQAVDLLRQRKRRYAKPFALMARDLAMLSRFAVAAPTETQALQDKAAPIVLLRAAGEPLAAGVAPGDDKLGFMLPYTPLHTLLMTELDNPIVLTSGNVSDEPQCTDNDEALQKLLGIADYFLLHQRDIVNRLDDSVARLMDGEIRLLRRARGYAPQALPLPPGFEPAANVLAMGGELKNSFCLLKNGQAVFGQHVGDLENAAVQADYRHAIALYRDLHGFRLELLTRPAHTARFGPIEGRSTADCDKPSLNALNGADGTPLSNRPGLIVAVDRHPGYLSTQYGQSLAAAEGLACLSVQHHHAHLAACLAEHGVALGAPPVLAAIFDGLGMGENGELWGGEFLLGDYRGFTRLAHFQPIALPGGSQAMREPWRNAYAQLRQYFDWGALQTEYGELPLFKRLANKPLTTLETMIAKNLNAPPCSSVGRWFDAFAAALDLHAERADYEGQAAIALENLAAPAFAGETAYPQAWQVSEMEGKQVLTWRGLWQAVLTDLANGTDTAVIAARIHHSLIAASIETLLQLGRETGAERVVLSGGVFQNRLLLEGVAQGLRRHGKTVLLPQRYPANDGGLALGQALIAAAAGIS, from the coding sequence ATGCCGGGGCTGGCGATCCGCGCCCGCGGCGTGGTGCAGGGCGTCGGCTTTCGGCCGACGATTTGGCATCTGGCCCGCCGCTTCGGTTTGACCGGCGAGGTATGGAACGACGGCGAAGGCGTGATGATTCATGCCTTCGGCAACGCTGAGGCTTTGCAGGCTTTTGTCGCCCAGATTCCGCGCGAACTGCCGCCGCTGGCTAAGTTGGATGCGTTGGAATGCGCAGAATTGGCCGAAGCCGATCATGCCGAGTTCCGCATCGTCGCCAGCCGGCGAGACGGTATCGCCACCCCCATCGCCGCCGACGCCGCCACTTGCCCGGATTGTCTGGCCGAAATCGCCGACCCCAACAACCGCCGCTACCGTTACCCCTTCGCCAACTGCACCCACTGCGGGCCGCGCCTGTCCATCGTTCGCGCCGTACCTTACGACCGCGCCAACACCAGCATGGCGGCGTTCGCGATGTGCCCGGATTGCCAACGCGAATACGACGATCCAGCGGACCGCCGCTTTCATGCCCAGGCCAATTGCTGTCCGGTTTGCGGGCCGAGGTTGTGGTTGGCGGATGCGCAAGGCGATATCGTTTCCACACGTCGCCTTGAAACGCAGCGGAACGCATCCGCCAAGCAATCGAGCTTATTTTCCCCTTTGGAAAAACTACCCGAAGGACATAAAGGGGATGGAGCGGGATTTATTCGAACAATCTCCCCCAACCCCTCTTTTGCAAAGCGGGAGGCGAATAGCCGCGAGCTTCACGTAACGGCAGCGGCGCGGGACTTGGAAACCGCGGCCGCCGCTGCCGACACTATTGGGCAAACCGCAGAACTGATTCGGCAAGGCCGCATCGTCGCCATCAAAGGTCTGGGCGGCTTTCATCTGGCCTGCGACGCGACCAACGCACAGGCGGTAGACCTGTTGCGCCAACGCAAACGCCGCTACGCCAAACCTTTCGCGCTGATGGCCCGCGACCTGGCCATGCTGAGCCGCTTCGCCGTCGCTGCCCCCACCGAGACCCAGGCCTTGCAAGACAAAGCCGCGCCCATCGTCTTGCTGCGTGCAGCCGGCGAACCGTTGGCCGCCGGGGTCGCGCCGGGCGACGATAAACTCGGCTTCATGCTGCCTTATACGCCGCTGCATACGCTGCTGATGACGGAATTGGACAACCCCATCGTACTGACTTCCGGCAACGTTAGCGACGAGCCGCAATGCACCGATAACGACGAGGCCCTGCAAAAACTGCTTGGCATCGCCGATTATTTTCTGCTGCACCAGCGCGACATCGTCAACCGGCTGGACGATTCGGTGGCGCGGCTGATGGACGGCGAGATTCGCCTGCTGCGCCGGGCGCGAGGTTATGCGCCGCAGGCTCTGCCGCTGCCGCCCGGTTTCGAGCCGGCCGCCAATGTGTTGGCGATGGGGGGCGAGTTGAAAAACAGCTTTTGCCTACTCAAAAACGGCCAAGCCGTGTTCGGCCAGCACGTCGGCGACTTGGAAAATGCCGCGGTACAAGCCGATTACCGCCACGCTATCGCGTTGTACCGGGACTTGCACGGGTTTCGGCTAGAGTTACTAACCCGGCCCGCGCATACCGCTCGCTTTGGGCCGATCGAAGGGCGCTCCACCGCGGACTGCGACAAACCCAGCCTTAATGCCCTGAACGGTGCGGACGGAACGCCGCTAAGCAATAGGCCCGGCTTAATAGTCGCCGTGGACCGCCATCCCGGCTATCTATCCACGCAATACGGCCAAAGCTTGGCGGCGGCGGAAGGCTTAGCCTGCCTAAGCGTGCAACATCACCACGCCCACTTGGCCGCCTGTCTGGCCGAACACGGCGTGGCGCTGGGCGCGCCGCCGGTATTGGCGGCGATTTTCGACGGACTGGGCATGGGCGAGAACGGCGAGCTGTGGGGCGGTGAGTTTTTGTTGGGCGACTACCGCGGCTTTACCCGCTTGGCGCATTTCCAGCCGATTGCCTTGCCCGGCGGCAGCCAGGCGATGCGCGAACCCTGGCGCAATGCCTACGCCCAGCTCAGGCAGTATTTCGATTGGGGAGCGTTACAGACGGAATACGGTGAGTTGCCGCTGTTTAAACGGCTAGCCAACAAGCCGCTGACCACCCTGGAGACGATGATCGCCAAAAATCTGAACGCGCCGCCGTGCAGTTCGGTAGGCCGCTGGTTCGACGCCTTCGCTGCCGCTCTGGATTTGCACGCCGAGCGAGCCGATTACGAAGGCCAGGCGGCGATTGCGCTGGAGAATTTGGCAGCGCCTGCGTTTGCCGGCGAAACCGCCTATCCGCAGGCTTGGCAGGTGAGCGAAATGGAAGGAAAGCAGGTCTTGACTTGGCGCGGTTTGTGGCAGGCGGTGTTGACCGATTTGGCCAACGGCACCGACACTGCCGTGATCGCCGCCCGTATCCACCACAGCCTGATCGCGGCCAGCATCGAAACCTTGTTGCAACTGGGCCGGGAAACCGGGGCCGAGCGCGTGGTGTTGAGCGGCGGGGTGTTCCAAAACCGCTTGCTGCTGGAAGGCGTGGCCCAAGGCCTGCGCCGCCACGGCAAAACCGTGTTGCTGCCGCAACGTTATCCGGCCAACGACGGCGGTCTGGCCTTGGGCCAAGCGCTGATCGCCGCGGCAGCCGGTATCAGTTAG
- the hypE gene encoding hydrogenase expression/formation protein HypE — protein sequence MSYRHSLNLNSGQVDLTHGGGGRAMAQLIDRLFIKHFDNDLLNRRNDQALFNVPAGRLAISTDGHVISPLFFPGGDIGSLAVHGTLNDVAMSGARPLYLAAAFILEEGLPLADLERIVVSMAAAANKAGVPIVTGDTKVVERGKGDGVFITTTGVGIVPDGVEISGDRAAAGCAILLSGSIGDHGVAIMASRENLQFETSIISDSAALHGMVADMVAAAPQSIRCLRDPTRGGLAAVLNELAGQSGVGIVIDEAAIPVKAEVKAACEILGLDPLYVANEGKLVCICDAAAAETLLAAMRNHPLGRDAAIIGQVVADPHHFVQMITAFGGRRIVDWPVGEQLPRIC from the coding sequence ATGTCTTACCGCCACTCTCTAAACCTCAACTCCGGCCAAGTCGATCTCACCCACGGCGGTGGCGGCCGGGCGATGGCGCAGTTGATCGACCGGTTGTTTATTAAGCATTTCGACAACGACTTGCTGAATCGGCGCAACGACCAGGCCTTGTTCAACGTGCCAGCCGGGCGTCTGGCGATCAGTACCGACGGCCATGTGATTTCGCCGCTGTTTTTTCCGGGCGGCGACATCGGTTCGCTGGCGGTGCACGGCACCTTGAACGATGTGGCGATGTCCGGTGCCAGGCCGCTATATCTGGCAGCGGCTTTTATTTTGGAAGAAGGCCTGCCATTGGCCGACCTGGAGCGCATCGTCGTCAGTATGGCCGCGGCGGCGAATAAAGCCGGCGTGCCGATTGTGACCGGCGACACCAAGGTGGTGGAGCGCGGCAAGGGTGACGGGGTGTTCATCACCACCACCGGCGTCGGCATCGTCCCGGACGGCGTCGAGATTTCCGGCGACCGCGCCGCAGCCGGTTGCGCAATTTTGCTCAGCGGCAGCATCGGCGACCACGGCGTGGCGATTATGGCCAGCCGCGAGAATTTGCAATTCGAGACCAGCATAATCTCCGACTCGGCCGCCTTGCACGGCATGGTTGCCGATATGGTGGCCGCGGCACCGCAATCTATCCGCTGCTTGCGCGATCCGACCCGCGGCGGCTTGGCGGCGGTGTTGAACGAACTGGCCGGCCAGTCCGGGGTCGGTATCGTGATCGACGAGGCGGCGATTCCGGTCAAGGCCGAGGTCAAGGCGGCTTGCGAAATCCTCGGCCTCGATCCGCTGTATGTCGCCAACGAAGGCAAGCTGGTGTGCATCTGCGACGCCGCAGCCGCCGAGACTTTGCTGGCGGCGATGCGCAACCACCCCTTGGGCCGCGACGCCGCCATCATTGGCCAAGTCGTGGCCGACCCGCATCATTTCGTGCAAATGATTACCGCTTTCGGTGGCCGGCGCATCGTCGATTGGCCGGTCGGCGAGCAGTTGCCGCGCATCTGCTGA
- a CDS encoding type II toxin-antitoxin system HicA family toxin translates to MGNIPVLKPREVVVLLELLGFTEARQRGSHKQFRHPDGRCTTVPFHAGRDISPILLRQIAKDIGLSIEELLKLQA, encoded by the coding sequence ATGGGAAACATACCTGTTCTTAAACCTCGCGAAGTTGTCGTTTTGCTTGAACTATTGGGATTCACCGAGGCTCGGCAACGAGGTTCGCATAAACAATTTCGCCATCCCGATGGCAGATGTACGACGGTGCCGTTTCATGCAGGGCGTGATATTTCGCCGATTTTGCTTCGGCAGATCGCTAAAGATATTGGCTTGAGTATTGAAGAGTTACTTAAGCTGCAAGCCTAA